A window from Thiomonas sp. FB-Cd encodes these proteins:
- a CDS encoding ABC transporter permease, with protein MLQLEARPAPSRTMLVLSPLIALAATVLFGALMFAALGKNPLDGLALFFVEPLKGLYGLSELGLKATPLILCGLGLAACYRANVWNIGAEGQLLLGAIAASGVALQATDDTTRWILVPILVAGVLGGMLWAALVAVLRDRFHANEILTSLMLVYVAQNLLDYLVYGPWKDPEGYNFPQTALFAASTTLPKLIPDTRLNIGFAIALLAVAAMSLFMSRTLQGFRLVVGGQAADAARYAGFSARKSLWTVLLLSGGLSGLAGALEAVGPLGQLTPHVSPGYGFAAIIVAFVGRLNSIGIVFSGVLMAMFYIGGELAQSRLGLPNAMTGVFQGLLLFCLLAADTLVTHRVRITGRGMRHA; from the coding sequence ATGTTGCAGCTTGAGGCGCGACCGGCGCCTTCGCGCACCATGCTGGTGCTTTCACCGCTCATTGCTCTGGCGGCGACGGTTCTGTTTGGTGCGCTCATGTTTGCGGCGCTGGGCAAAAATCCGCTTGACGGGCTGGCACTGTTCTTTGTCGAACCATTGAAAGGGCTTTACGGCTTGTCCGAACTGGGCCTTAAGGCCACACCCCTCATCCTCTGCGGGTTGGGGCTGGCGGCGTGCTATCGCGCCAATGTGTGGAACATTGGTGCCGAAGGCCAGTTGCTGCTTGGAGCGATCGCGGCAAGTGGTGTGGCGCTGCAGGCGACGGACGACACCACGCGCTGGATTCTGGTGCCGATTCTGGTCGCTGGAGTCCTCGGCGGCATGCTCTGGGCTGCCCTTGTGGCCGTGCTGCGCGATCGTTTCCACGCCAACGAAATCCTCACGAGCCTGATGCTGGTGTATGTGGCTCAAAACCTTTTGGACTATCTCGTGTATGGCCCCTGGAAAGACCCCGAGGGCTACAACTTTCCGCAAACAGCCTTGTTCGCGGCCAGCACCACGCTTCCCAAATTGATTCCGGATACACGGCTGAACATCGGTTTCGCCATCGCGCTGCTGGCCGTGGCAGCCATGAGCCTGTTCATGAGCCGCACGTTGCAGGGGTTTCGGCTGGTCGTGGGTGGGCAGGCCGCAGATGCGGCGCGCTACGCCGGATTCTCGGCGCGCAAGTCGCTGTGGACCGTGCTGCTGCTCTCGGGGGGGCTGAGTGGGCTGGCCGGTGCGCTCGAAGCGGTCGGGCCGCTCGGGCAGCTCACGCCGCATGTTTCGCCGGGCTACGGCTTCGCCGCCATCATCGTGGCTTTTGTTGGTCGGCTCAATTCCATTGGCATTGTGTTTTCGGGCGTGTTGATGGCCATGTTCTATATCGGCGGTGAACTCGCGCAGTCACGCCTGGGTCTGCCCAATGCGATGACCGGCGTGTTCCAGGGCCTGCTGCTGTTTTGCCTGCTTGCGGCCGATACGCTTGTGACGCATCGCGTGAGGATCACGGGCCGCGGGATGCGCCATGCATGA
- a CDS encoding ABC transporter ATP-binding protein, with translation MTWRLELQGITKRYPGVVANDSVSLRVAPGQIHAVLGENGAGKSTLMKVIFGVVQPDAGSIRFNGEDVSMRSPHVARALGVAMVFQHFSLFDTLSVAENIWLGLPPGPSLAAVTKRIVQVSAGYGLDVAPDRRVHTLSVGERQRVEIIRALLTEPQLLILDEPTSVLAPQAVDTLFVTLRRLADTGCSILYISHKLDEIRALCHHCTVMRAGRVVGEVDPAKESNASLSRLMIGADITMPQRHARKPGEVALELDKLSQPAADPFGVSLVEVSLKVRAGEILGIAGVSGNGQQELLSLLSGEDARAPLAGRVRLFGQELGASRPEARRHAGLRVIPEERLGRGAVPAMTLAENTLLTHADAPAVRKGWIRWGVVAAQARGIIARFGVRATGPQAVAQSLSGGNLQKFIVGREIAGNPKVLAVAQPTWGVDVGASAQIRGELLALRDAGCALLVISEELDELFEICDRIAVIARGRLSPAVPTGQATVERIGQWMSGLWREDEASAALCETPAEGSHVAA, from the coding sequence ATGACGTGGCGACTCGAACTGCAGGGCATCACCAAGCGCTATCCGGGCGTCGTCGCCAACGACAGCGTGAGCCTGCGCGTGGCGCCGGGGCAGATTCATGCCGTCCTGGGCGAAAACGGCGCGGGTAAATCGACCTTGATGAAGGTGATCTTTGGTGTGGTGCAGCCCGATGCAGGCAGCATCCGTTTCAATGGCGAGGACGTCTCGATGCGCAGCCCCCACGTGGCGCGCGCGCTCGGGGTCGCCATGGTCTTCCAGCACTTTTCCCTGTTCGACACGCTGAGTGTTGCCGAAAACATCTGGTTGGGCCTGCCGCCAGGTCCGAGCTTGGCTGCGGTGACAAAGCGCATTGTTCAGGTGTCAGCTGGTTACGGCCTGGATGTCGCCCCGGACCGCCGGGTACACACCTTGTCTGTGGGCGAGCGCCAGCGCGTGGAAATCATCCGCGCGCTGCTCACGGAACCACAACTGCTGATACTCGATGAGCCGACCTCGGTGCTTGCGCCGCAGGCTGTCGACACGCTGTTTGTCACGCTGCGCCGGTTGGCCGATACGGGTTGCAGCATTCTTTACATCAGCCACAAGCTCGACGAAATCCGCGCCCTGTGCCACCACTGTACGGTGATGCGCGCGGGCAGAGTCGTGGGCGAAGTCGATCCGGCGAAGGAAAGCAACGCGAGTCTTTCGCGGTTGATGATCGGCGCTGACATCACGATGCCACAGCGCCACGCGCGCAAGCCCGGCGAGGTTGCGCTGGAACTGGACAAGCTGAGCCAGCCCGCTGCCGACCCTTTTGGGGTCTCACTCGTCGAGGTCAGCCTGAAAGTGCGTGCAGGCGAGATCCTCGGCATCGCAGGTGTATCGGGAAATGGCCAGCAGGAGCTGCTATCGCTGCTGTCGGGTGAGGACGCGCGTGCGCCGCTCGCCGGACGTGTGCGCTTGTTCGGTCAGGAGCTTGGAGCGAGCCGTCCCGAGGCCAGGCGGCATGCCGGGCTTCGGGTGATCCCCGAGGAGCGCCTCGGCCGAGGCGCCGTGCCCGCCATGACGCTTGCCGAAAACACCCTTCTCACTCACGCCGACGCGCCGGCTGTGCGCAAAGGCTGGATCCGTTGGGGCGTTGTGGCCGCGCAGGCGCGGGGCATCATTGCGCGTTTCGGTGTGCGCGCAACCGGTCCGCAGGCCGTGGCGCAGAGCCTGTCGGGAGGAAATCTGCAAAAGTTCATCGTCGGGCGCGAAATCGCCGGCAACCCCAAAGTGCTGGCGGTGGCGCAGCCGACCTGGGGCGTGGATGTTGGTGCGTCGGCACAGATTCGCGGCGAGCTCCTCGCACTGCGCGATGCAGGCTGCGCGCTGCTGGTTATTTCCGAGGAGCTAGACGAATTGTTCGAAATTTGCGATCGCATCGCAGTCATCGCCCGTGGACGATTGTCACCGGCGGTGCCCACAGGCCAGGCCACGGTGGAGCGCATCGGGCAATGGATGAGTGGCCTTTGGCGTGAGGATGAAGCGTCTGCCGCGCTGTGTGAGACTCCCGCGGAGGGTTCCCATGTTGCAGCTTGA
- the guaD gene encoding guanine deaminase, with amino-acid sequence MSEPSAQPRPSLRVALRGDILHFLGDPGWGEDGGDAVQFEPDGWLLVEDGRILGVRAADAPPDASWVREDWRGHLVLPGFIDPHVHAPQLDVIASFGAPLLDWLARYTFAAEARYADPEQCRLGAERFLRASLSHGTTAAVVFATVHRNSSEALFSVAQRLGMRLVTGKVLMDRNCPEELRDDATQAERDCVDSIERWHGVDRLAYAVTPRFAATSSPAQLAMAGGLLKAYERCAGGLYMQSHLAENRDEVQWIAELFPQSRSYLDVYARAGLLTSRSILAHGIWVDDTDRALLSQTGTSIAFSPSSNLFLGSGLFDWARARAAGVQVVPASDVGGGTSLCQLRTLADGYKVLALQGQSMPAWAALHAATRGAARSLELDHEIGHFGAGTMADVVVWRWADGAVQQRRQDMARSLHERLFAWMTLADERNVAAVYVRGCKIPTDELWPEADVHAQSHAYGDLGPADCSSL; translated from the coding sequence ATGTCCGAGCCGTCTGCCCAGCCCCGTCCAAGCCTGCGCGTTGCGTTGCGGGGCGACATCCTTCACTTTCTCGGCGATCCGGGGTGGGGCGAGGATGGGGGTGACGCTGTGCAGTTCGAGCCGGATGGCTGGTTGCTGGTAGAAGACGGCCGCATTCTGGGGGTGCGTGCTGCCGATGCGCCGCCCGATGCCTCTTGGGTGCGTGAGGACTGGCGAGGGCATCTTGTCCTTCCTGGTTTCATCGATCCGCACGTGCATGCCCCGCAACTTGATGTGATCGCCTCGTTTGGCGCGCCCTTGCTCGACTGGTTGGCACGCTACACGTTTGCGGCCGAGGCGCGTTATGCCGATCCCGAACAATGCCGTCTGGGTGCGGAGCGTTTTCTGCGCGCTTCGCTCTCCCATGGCACCACCGCGGCTGTCGTATTCGCGACGGTGCACCGCAATAGCAGCGAGGCCCTGTTCAGCGTGGCGCAGCGCTTGGGCATGAGGCTTGTCACTGGCAAGGTGCTTATGGACCGCAATTGTCCGGAGGAACTGCGCGACGACGCCACGCAGGCCGAGCGCGACTGTGTCGATTCGATTGAGCGTTGGCACGGCGTGGATCGCTTGGCCTATGCCGTCACGCCGCGCTTTGCCGCGACGAGTAGCCCCGCACAGCTGGCCATGGCTGGAGGGCTGCTGAAGGCTTATGAAAGGTGCGCGGGCGGCTTGTACATGCAGAGTCATTTGGCCGAGAACCGCGACGAAGTGCAGTGGATCGCCGAACTGTTTCCGCAAAGCCGCAGCTACCTCGACGTCTACGCACGGGCCGGGCTGCTCACGAGCCGCAGTATCCTGGCTCATGGAATCTGGGTGGACGATACCGACCGAGCGCTGCTGTCGCAGACCGGGACCAGTATCGCGTTTTCACCTTCATCGAACCTGTTCCTGGGTAGCGGGTTGTTTGACTGGGCGCGCGCACGCGCGGCGGGTGTACAGGTTGTTCCCGCAAGTGATGTAGGTGGCGGCACAAGCCTGTGCCAGCTTCGCACATTGGCCGATGGCTACAAGGTTCTGGCCCTGCAGGGCCAGAGCATGCCTGCCTGGGCTGCGCTCCATGCGGCGACGCGGGGCGCAGCGCGCAGTTTGGAGCTGGATCATGAGATCGGTCATTTCGGCGCCGGCACCATGGCTGACGTGGTGGTGTGGCGCTGGGCTGATGGCGCGGTGCAGCAGCGGCGGCAGGACATGGCACGCAGCTTGCATGAGCGGTTGTTCGCATGGATGACGCTTGCCGACGAACGCAACGTCGCGGCGGTCTATGTGCGAGGATGCAAAATTCCGACTGACGAGCTGTGGCCGGAGGCTGATGTGCATGCGCAGAGTCATGCTTACGGAGACCTCGGTCCTGCGGACTGCTCGTCGCTTTGA